The Apium graveolens cultivar Ventura chromosome 6, ASM990537v1, whole genome shotgun sequence genome contains a region encoding:
- the LOC141667976 gene encoding uncharacterized protein LOC141667976, whose product MGMVIVISLPLIMFSLLLGFGCYFLGRAKGRQDVRTNAQVFGIPTPPPGSDIAIASYPSPPTTHLKTFDKSDMV is encoded by the coding sequence ATGGGTATGGTTATAGTAATATCTCTGCCATTGATTATGTTCTCTCTGCTTCTTGGATTTGGTTGTTACTTTCTTGGAAGAGCTAAAGGGCGTCAAGATGTTCGCACCAATGCTCAAGTTTTTGGAATCCCAACGCCTCCCCCTGGTAGCGATATTGCGATAGCTTCTTATCCTTCACCACCAACGACACATCTCAAGACTTTTGACAAATCAGACATGGTTTAA